The Argiope bruennichi chromosome 9, qqArgBrue1.1, whole genome shotgun sequence nucleotide sequence TTCTATCAAGAAGCTGGTGCAAAAATATAGACAGAAGtcaagtaattaatataatttgggCAGAAGTTGGACAAATATCTAACATCTACTTAATTAGGACGAATGAATAAGAtgtttaaatgtaatgaaatatcgaaaagaaaaaaaaagaatgcttaatatctacaatttattttgatgtttataaAAGTATCTTGCACTTTATAATTCTATTAGCTGCCctatttcctgtttttttttaatgtaaagttattaatcatttaaataatcttaTGAGATTATCTGAGATAGCAATAGCTAACAGATTCGTcttcttttgcatatttaaatatttttcatcattattattttttttttcaaaatgtgttttgaaCCTTATTGCAGAGTTCCGCATTATCTACTCCATATGGTGGGATATTCATTTAATTGTCAGAATCCAGCTTCCTCCCACAGTGGTATGGAAGTTGGCTGGTATAGTTCCCAGTCGAGGAATTATACTTTTCTCGCAACGGTTATAACATTAAGACTCATTTCACAAAGTCCTTCGTATATTTTACTGACAGTTTGTGGAAAGCTCCCGATCAACGTTCATAGGCCAGAGTGGTCCTAAAGTGGGTCCGATGGCGGATTTACGACCATATCTGCAAAGGCAACAGGCCGCCGGAACGGGGTTATAGCATGGTCTCAACTAGTTGCAACTGGATTTTAAGCTTTTTTCAATCATGTTTGTGGGACTGGTAGAAATATCATACACAGAAATCAATAATTGAccatataaatgtaaaattgtgTTCAATCATAGATATTTCGTACTGTTTCTAacgtttttcatatttttttcagtaaaaagtaatttctttttctcttttcagtCTGACCGATCAGAAGAAGCAACGCCAGAGCGGCTTCGGCAGCGGCTGGAGATGGGGGGCAACAAAGACGGGAGCCAGTTGGCCGATGGGCAGCGGTTCGCAGTCCTCAGTTATGAGCAGGTGAGCAAGCTGGACGCGGTCATGGAAGAAGTGATGCCCATCCATGGGCGGGGCAACTTCCCAACCCTGGAGGTGCGATTGAAAGATCTTGTCCGAGTAGTCCGGGGAAAACTGGAAAGCGAACAGTCCGTTCAAGTCCGAGATATCCGGCTCAACGGGGGTGCAGCGAGTCATGTTCTGGCCCCAGAAGCGTCGACTTATAACGACCTTGATCTCATCTTTGCGGTGGACCTCTCGAACCAGCGCAACTTCGATAGGGTAAAGACTGCTGTTCTGGACTCCTTGCTGGACTTCCTGCCGGAAGGAGTGGTCAAGAAGCGTATCAGCACTTGCAGTCTGAAAGAAGCCTACGTCCACAAAATGGTCAAGGTCAGTATCTCTATGTAATATTTTGTTGATCTTATAAAATTGTGATTAGTATCAAGCTATGATTTATGTCTAGGTGCTAGGCAGAAGTTTTTGACTACAAAGGACCTGGGATCGAAATGAAAATTGTCCCCCCCCCCAAGAACTTTCATTTTGGGAAAACTATttatattaccattttttaaCGAATAACCTAAAATCAAACCCTTATACTGCAGGTCTCTGTATTACATTAAGTAATGAGAAAATGTAAGATTTGTAAAAGTAATGTCAGTGTGTTCGAGATTCGTTTTATGTAACAACTAATGGTAACAGGAAAGTTGCACAACATTCGTGCCATTCTCCTATCTTGTTAGAAATTGCTTTATACCTTTAACATTAGTGGCAGCTAACTTCAAGCGAAATTTACATGatgattgataaattttcatctttaattgctatttaaaatCTCTACTAATTGCTAATTTTTGTAGCCTTAATTTGTTTCTGTaccatattttaaacttttattgaaaatttcatcattttatttgcaGGTGACGAACGGCGATCGGTGGAGTTTGATCAGCTTGAGCAACAACCGAGGCCGAAATATCGAGTTGAAATTCGTCGACACGATGCGTCGACAGTTCGAATTCAGCGTCGACTCTTTCCAAATCATCCTCGACTCCCTACTTCTCTTCTATGGCTGCTCCCAGATGGCCATGAGTGAGAACTTTTACCCCACTGTAGTAGCAGAATCTGTTTATGGAGACTTCCAAGAAGCACTCTACCACTTGCACAAAAAGCTAATAGCTACCCGAAACCCTGAAGAAATCCGTGGGGGTGGTCTGCTCAAGTATTGCAACCTTCTGGTGAGGGATTACAAGCCTGCCAGGCCAGAGAAGATAAAGCACCTGGAGAGGTATATGTGCTCGCGGTTCTTTATCGACTTTGGCGACATCAACCAGCAAAGAGCCAAACTCGAGAGTTACCTGGCCAACCATTTCATGGGTGAGGAACAGAACAAATACGAATACCTCTTGGTCCTACATCGTGTGGTCGACGAGAGCACGGTATGTTTAATGGGCCACGAACGCCGGCAGTCGCTGGCGCTGATAGAAGAACTAGCGTGTCGCACCTACTACTTTGAACATCAAGCAAAAGACTTGTTCCAGCCTCATCCGCACATTGTCTTCGGTGGTGGATTCTTCTTCACTCCCTACGCACCTTACCCATGCTCCTGCTCATGGATGCCTTGCACATGACCAAGTTGCGGTTCACGCTCTCCGTGCCAACTATCCGggacattttaaaacctttttttgttttcttctgctGAAGCGCTAAggaagatattgtaaaaaaacaaaaaaccaacaaaaaaaagaaacacacacaaaaaaaacgaAAAATCTCTTCCCGGTTTGTGTTCCGtcgtgatttattttttatttcctaagttgttgtatttaatttttttttttcctttctttcttacACTCGGTCCGGGCGGCACCTTCTTATACAATGCATTCTGCGActctctaaattaaaataaatgaaatcttatatGTAAAGTCGGACGccgtgtaaaaaaaaattaaatgaaatcttatatCCGAAGTCGGACGCCGTGCTTACTCAAAACTAGATAAATCAACTCGCCGCCATGGAGGTGGGGATCAAAGAATGATATCCATCTAAGCATCTTCTGGATCGTGGAATTGATTATatgatggtttattttttttaaaacactcaaCTCTGGAAATGTCATCCTCACAAACGAAAGGTTCCACGACCACTTGTGAATTTCCGTCCTGGCGGCTTGTGAACGAAACTTTATCTGCGCACAATTGTCATCTGTGTAAAGGAGGGGGCTCTAGATTACCCAACTACTTGTTATATTCTGTTCGAAGTGGCGCGAAAAAAATCGAGCATCATCAATGCCAGTTTTTCGGCAAGAATGAAATGGAGCACCCCGAGTCCTTTCTCTGAAGAAAATAGACATACGTTTACTGCAAATATGTTCTAAAATCGCTTCGTGTGTGTAAAACAAGTTCTCTACCCCAACTCAGTAGCGTCTGACGGGCCAATTCTTTTTTTGATTTGTCTAGTGTCAAATGGACTCACTGTCTAGTCACACTTCTAGATCTGTTACTGTGGCGTGGAGAGTCGCTATAAGGACCGCGTCGAAAACCGGGCACGAAGCTTTAGAATTTGATTTTGTAGTGTCAACGAAAATGTCTTGACTTAACATTTTggataaaatgttacaaaaaaaaatgaatgtgttaaattatatttggaattcttttttgaatttagtGTCTGTGATTATATTGTGTATTGCTTAGGATAGTATAGCATGAATTTATGTTAaggaatttgttttctttttttattatgtatatactAGCGTTTGTGTTGGTATGCTACCCTCTATACTACTTTCTTcgagtttttttatgtaatatagtATGTTCCAATTTAGTAATCCGAAGTTATATAATAATTGGTGCTAGttagctaaattattttttaaatttaatgttgggtctttaattttataaaacgatTTAAGACACTCTTTATTTTTGTTAGTAATTAGATCCGGGTAACTCTTCATCTAGGCCTGCCTATATGTACATGACCTTTAGGAAGAATACCTGAAAATATCTCAGTGTATTGTAACTGTGCATTTGTAATAACTCTAACACCAATCCCAGGAAATGCCAAACGACTTTGAAAGAAAGAGTTAAAGAAAAAGTACCCGGTTACAAGCGGCCTTAAGcgttcaaaactttttatttttcgttattcACTGttctatttcattcatttttccaaAAGTGATTGTATCTTTACTGACCTTGCCTTAACCAATCGTTCGCTAAGGCCTCTCACCAAGTGACCCTCAACTGGTAACGATTTAGAACTAATCATCAGCAGGTTAAAATTGATACTCATTTTGCATCAATTCTTGATggccatttttgatttttttttttttttttttttttagattgatgGCCACGAGGCATAATATCATAGTACTCCACATTAAAACATCGAAGCGACATGCTTCTCTAGTTAAAGTCTGCATATCATGAGATGGACGGGCCAATACGATAGTTAtcgttattatatttaaaagaaaaatgggaGAAATCCACCCCTCTTTTTGTTTTCAGTCGAAAATTCTAACGTAGCCGGGAGGGTCACCCAGACGGGGGTATGTGACACGATTTGTTTCCCCTGTAGGTTTAAAAAACATCGGGGTAATAACAGTTGTGATAAGTCCAAAATGCAAACATtccttataaagaaaaatgattcacTTAACCTTTTTTTTGATGTAAATACTGTTTGTAAAGAAAAGAGTATAATTGAAATGTTGAATTAGAGAGAAATAAAGTATTCAAACTCTCCAGTGtctgtttttgttcttttatttagttcattttattaattacaagttaatacattttatattgcaAGAAAAAGTAGATATCAACCACATATTGCAAAACAtacgaaatttttgaaataactattgGAATCACTAGCTTCAATATCGTCACTCTGTGACAACATACAACAATGGCATACAATATTTTGGAAACATATATAGTAAATTTAGCTTGTATAGCAAGATTATAACTGGTAGCTTATAGCTTACTACCTATACTTActtctagggattgcaataccgggataccgaataccggtattttgagccatttgtacaattttgtaataccggtattcacaagttaaaataccggtttttcggtatttgctagaaattttttaaattgtctccactatatgttcagggattgccaacatagcaaaacagtatacgtttttgtttttatgtctccctaatgggcgaaattaattagctaattaatgacttaattaattgcttaaatctaaattagcgaaacaagGATCATCCCTGAAAGAAGCtgttgtatccataacgactaatggagcaagagttatgaaaaaagttggaaagttgttTGGTGCAAATCAGctattgtgctatgctcatggaattcaattagaagtaatagatgtattatactaaaaaaataaagaacagaagaatccaaatactgtggatataaaaacttcgaattccgacattgaagagagtaagagtgagagtgatattcaTAATGAAGATAAcggcaatgtaattgttgaagaagatattgctaatgaggatgaaatattaacccatcaagaattgcttcctataatttataaagttcgaaaaattgttaagatatttaaacgttctcctacaaaaaatgccatattataaaaatatataatatggcattttatgtaatatggaaaataaaacagaatatatgttaataatagattctaagacacgttggaacagtttatttctaatgatggaacgatttttgaaatttagaattccaatccaaaaagcaataatcgacatAAAcctgtaaattactttttcagatagtgaattcgacttaatatccataACTATATAATCTCTGCTTGCAATAAAACTGACTACAGAAGCATtaattatgtcggagagattttaatttattaactgctaatgcaacaacaaatttcatgttgcagtcgctgaaagaacagcacacatcactatctgaagaattatatattacattgaaaaatcgcacagaagaaaggcataccgaaatataaaatgttttatggtatttacataattataatgtttttaaaaatgaaaaagaaaataaaataagcaattcaaatcggattaaatttatagtaaattttcttaaatttttttacccacaaacctatccacattcagaagaatttggttcagttatcgaaaaatatgatgacactaatatcgatagtgaaaaggaattgccaattgaacaaaaattagaattagcgataaataaaaaaaaatcaacgaaccaaaatacaatacagaaatcagctatatccaaaaccatccgacgagaaattggatttatttgaagatgagggatttagaggtaaatacttggaaaaagtaaatcgcacattgctaacagtatcaccaactagcgtagatgccgaaagagcgttttcgacagctggtaactTTTACACAagattacttttcaggcttaatgacagtacaattgatgcattatgttttttaagatcacatttcaaaaatttgtaatattaccacagactgaatagtgatatttacacttttttgtgatttaaataaataagttcctttacttttttgtgattctttctatactgttttaatttataagttacatattattttttgtgatatttacactctcttataaaacttaaaacaaagaaacacctgtgttttctttcttttttttaaatttctaataccggtattaaaaccggtatcccggtattaagatctaaaaaataccgaataccggtattaaaattttggtccggtattgcaatccctacttctTCTGCCTATACTGTAGCTTGAATAGCAAATTTAAggttataaatcaataaaatgttttgacatatgacattttgatataacatttGCTTTCCTGATAAAGGAATAATGTGTAAAATGTATGTCTtgtatcaaaaatagaattgGAATCGATTAGACTAGACTTCACCATCTTTAGACTTCAATCACCGACAAATACCAAATcggtaatatttatatttacatattaaattatttatgaattaaatttttatatttattattaaaatttgaattttaacccttaactggggaggtgcggtctacgagaccgcatttcatttgcaCTCAAATTTTGTAacgaatgtattagtatgaaaaactgccaatatattttgcagacatttttcttgatatatagatatattttagaaatttttcaaaatatattatcattgaaaaaagtaaatgcgttggaacatacattttcttctcaaattgcatgttacaacacataatattctttaaaaaaacattttactttttaattcacgtttatttttacagtatatgaaggtatatagaagacaatataatgtaaaattcaacaattatataaaaaataaaaaaattgacaatgggtaaaattggccctttttttatcagcttttgtgactttcatagcacggttttctagggtattttaaacatacaggttaagaactagcataaaaatcaacctatatatatatatcttggtatattaatatattttataaatttttcaaaatacattttcactagaaaaattatgtttgaacatacacatcaaaatcagttgaatgcgaacttgaatcgaaaaactcttctgtacaatgatccttatcactaaaaccactttcggcttcatttaaaagtgtctaaAGCACTGCTTCATTATAGGATCaataaattggatgatatttcagaacccaagttttag carries:
- the LOC129983825 gene encoding terminal nucleotidyltransferase 5C-like isoform X1, which translates into the protein MIVCGNEPRRDIDLNQLPLVQSDRSEEATPERLRQRLEMGGNKDGSQLADGQRFAVLSYEQVSKLDAVMEEVMPIHGRGNFPTLEVRLKDLVRVVRGKLESEQSVQVRDIRLNGGAASHVLAPEASTYNDLDLIFAVDLSNQRNFDRVKTAVLDSLLDFLPEGVVKKRISTCSLKEAYVHKMVKVTNGDRWSLISLSNNRGRNIELKFVDTMRRQFEFSVDSFQIILDSLLLFYGCSQMAMSENFYPTVVAESVYGDFQEALYHLHKKLIATRNPEEIRGGGLLKYCNLLVRDYKPARPEKIKHLERYMCSRFFIDFGDINQQRAKLESYLANHFMGEEQNKYEYLLVLHRVVDESTVCLMGHERRQSLALIEELACRTYYFEHQAKDLFQPHPHIVFGGGFFFTPYAPYPCSCSWMPCT
- the LOC129983825 gene encoding terminal nucleotidyltransferase 5C-like isoform X2 — translated: MRHPSDRSEEATPERLRQRLEMGGNKDGSQLADGQRFAVLSYEQVSKLDAVMEEVMPIHGRGNFPTLEVRLKDLVRVVRGKLESEQSVQVRDIRLNGGAASHVLAPEASTYNDLDLIFAVDLSNQRNFDRVKTAVLDSLLDFLPEGVVKKRISTCSLKEAYVHKMVKVTNGDRWSLISLSNNRGRNIELKFVDTMRRQFEFSVDSFQIILDSLLLFYGCSQMAMSENFYPTVVAESVYGDFQEALYHLHKKLIATRNPEEIRGGGLLKYCNLLVRDYKPARPEKIKHLERYMCSRFFIDFGDINQQRAKLESYLANHFMGEEQNKYEYLLVLHRVVDESTVCLMGHERRQSLALIEELACRTYYFEHQAKDLFQPHPHIVFGGGFFFTPYAPYPCSCSWMPCT
- the LOC129983825 gene encoding terminal nucleotidyltransferase 5C-like isoform X3; the protein is MGGNKDGSQLADGQRFAVLSYEQVSKLDAVMEEVMPIHGRGNFPTLEVRLKDLVRVVRGKLESEQSVQVRDIRLNGGAASHVLAPEASTYNDLDLIFAVDLSNQRNFDRVKTAVLDSLLDFLPEGVVKKRISTCSLKEAYVHKMVKVTNGDRWSLISLSNNRGRNIELKFVDTMRRQFEFSVDSFQIILDSLLLFYGCSQMAMSENFYPTVVAESVYGDFQEALYHLHKKLIATRNPEEIRGGGLLKYCNLLVRDYKPARPEKIKHLERYMCSRFFIDFGDINQQRAKLESYLANHFMGEEQNKYEYLLVLHRVVDESTVCLMGHERRQSLALIEELACRTYYFEHQAKDLFQPHPHIVFGGGFFFTPYAPYPCSCSWMPCT